From one bacterium genomic stretch:
- a CDS encoding DUF4124 domain-containing protein, producing the protein MTQNTRVRSLFCALFSVLLISAAASSAGADEFYRWVDDKGQKHFADSVYGVPEKYRDQIDDLRDSFDQGADLSVIDGLDERYAPKTPEGQAESTPTKAQFDPEKFMGPDGPDFDAIMDAMGPLSVAAMAGIAGALLLFVIVGLVIAAFFLKIACQMVGVEEAPSMPKAMGVTLLQGLLSGLAQMTLQVALVPDPQSISASGALGLLSLNAGVGFALNIAVLRGMVTDSLGKAIGVQITIVMIGFALGLAIGILALAASCAGA; encoded by the coding sequence ATGACTCAGAACACTCGAGTTCGAAGCCTCTTCTGCGCACTGTTTTCCGTGCTGTTGATCAGCGCGGCCGCGAGCTCGGCCGGAGCCGACGAGTTCTACCGCTGGGTGGACGACAAGGGCCAGAAACACTTTGCCGACTCCGTCTACGGCGTACCCGAGAAGTACCGCGATCAGATCGACGATCTGCGCGACAGCTTCGACCAGGGAGCCGACCTGTCGGTGATCGACGGGCTGGACGAGCGCTACGCTCCAAAGACCCCCGAAGGACAGGCCGAGAGCACCCCGACAAAGGCCCAGTTCGATCCAGAGAAATTCATGGGCCCTGACGGGCCGGACTTCGACGCGATCATGGACGCCATGGGTCCGCTCTCGGTAGCCGCCATGGCGGGCATCGCCGGAGCCCTTCTGCTCTTCGTGATTGTGGGTCTGGTCATTGCCGCCTTCTTTCTCAAGATCGCCTGCCAGATGGTGGGCGTGGAAGAGGCTCCTTCCATGCCCAAGGCCATGGGCGTGACCCTTCTCCAGGGCCTGCTCAGCGGACTGGCCCAGATGACCCTGCAGGTCGCACTGGTCCCCGATCCGCAATCCATCAGTGCATCCGGGGCCTTGGGACTCCTCAGCCTGAATGCGGGAGTCGGCTTTGCACTCAACATCGCGGTCTTGCGCGGGATGGTGACGGACTCCCTGGGCAAGGCGATCGGAGTGCAGATCACGATCGTCATGATCGGCTTCGCCCTGGGTCTGGCAATCGGCATCCTGGCACTCGCCGCTTCCTGCGCCGGTGCTTGA
- a CDS encoding ribonuclease D — translation MSDYGFIDTPEKLEDLAKKLGKEKVIAVDTEADSFFHYYDKLCLLQVGARAGIFLIDPLALGENGLDPLKPVLEDPGVRKIFHAAEYDLYMLFRSAGIRVRNIFDTMVSAQLLGYNAVGLGALVERHFDVKLSKDQQRTDWSRRPLREAQTEYAASDVIYLIEITARLEKELKEKKRLAWAQAEFTTLEERVWPEREFDKQGYMRIKGARKLDPRELAIMREVFMMRDKRARMLDRPPFKVLGNGTLLDLAQNPPATRRALGNRKGITELVLRRMGQDLLEAVQRGVEGPEHPPLTKKPPVNNGRRRLDRRGDERLAQLKKWRARRSKELELDPGVFCPNAGLEEIAWAMPKDLEALRALGPMKGWWVDAFGAEVLEVSANAQEHAANLPQSNDGGARRNRRGRRRGSRDSSSKD, via the coding sequence ATGTCCGATTACGGGTTCATTGATACACCCGAAAAGCTCGAAGATCTCGCGAAGAAGCTGGGTAAAGAGAAGGTGATCGCCGTCGATACCGAGGCGGACTCCTTTTTTCATTACTACGACAAGCTCTGTCTTCTGCAGGTCGGCGCGCGTGCGGGCATCTTCCTGATCGACCCGCTCGCGCTGGGCGAGAACGGGCTCGATCCGCTGAAGCCCGTGCTCGAAGATCCCGGCGTGCGCAAGATATTCCACGCCGCGGAGTACGACCTGTACATGCTCTTCCGCAGCGCCGGCATCCGCGTTCGCAACATCTTCGACACGATGGTCTCTGCGCAATTGCTCGGGTATAACGCCGTCGGCCTGGGCGCGTTAGTCGAACGTCACTTCGATGTGAAGCTGTCCAAGGATCAGCAGCGCACGGACTGGTCGCGGCGCCCGCTACGTGAAGCCCAGACAGAGTACGCCGCTTCCGACGTCATCTACCTGATCGAGATCACGGCGAGGCTCGAAAAGGAACTCAAGGAAAAGAAGCGCCTGGCCTGGGCCCAGGCCGAGTTCACGACTCTGGAAGAACGTGTCTGGCCCGAGCGCGAGTTCGACAAGCAGGGCTATATGCGCATCAAGGGTGCGCGTAAACTCGATCCACGCGAACTCGCCATCATGCGCGAAGTCTTCATGATGCGCGACAAGCGCGCGCGCATGCTCGACCGGCCACCGTTCAAAGTCCTGGGCAACGGCACATTATTGGATCTGGCACAGAATCCACCCGCCACCCGGCGCGCACTCGGCAATCGCAAGGGCATCACCGAACTCGTGCTGCGGCGCATGGGCCAGGACTTGCTGGAAGCGGTCCAACGGGGCGTGGAAGGCCCAGAGCATCCGCCGCTGACCAAGAAACCGCCGGTAAACAACGGCCGGCGCCGCCTGGATCGCCGAGGCGATGAGCGCCTGGCGCAGCTCAAGAAGTGGCGAGCCCGACGCTCGAAGGAACTGGAACTCGATCCGGGCGTCTTCTGTCCGAACGCCGGGCTGGAGGAGATCGCATGGGCCATGCCCAAAGACCTGGAGGCGCTACGCGCTCTCGGGCCGATGAAGGGCTGGTGGGTCGACGCGTTTGGCGCGGAGGTCCTGGAGGTTTCAGCCAACGCGCAGGAACACGCTGCCAATCTGCCGCAGTCCAACGATGGTGGTGCCAGGCGGAACCGGCGCGGACGTCGACGCGGCTCGCGCGACAGTTCCTCGAAGGATTGA
- a CDS encoding M24 family metallopeptidase produces the protein MSSDEFAQRRTEFQARLGDGVALIAGETLRRRSNDTDFPFRQNSDLFYLTGFDQPEAVAVFSATRFEFFVQPRNPEMETWNGRRPGVEGARELYGADESFDIGRLSERLPGLIENRSRLFHTFGLDQGLDAKVVAALADVRGRVRRGVIAPGAIFSPHDVLHEMRIRKSEAELALMREAADISLEAHQAAAKLCRAGAWEYELEAALLHVFRRRGGSGPAYSSIVGCGENGTILHYTENRDPLSAGKLVLIDAGAELQGYASDVTRTYPVDGEFTGAGRDVYQAVLNAQTAAIDAIRPGVKLPQIHEAAVRSLVGSLVDLKALEGELDELIEKEAYKPFYMHGTGHLLGMDVHDVGNYHVEGKPRPLEPGMCFTVEPGLYFSATSKETPEHLRGIGVRIEDNIVIGNDGFEILTAGIPKRIDELVAWMRE, from the coding sequence ATTTCCAGCGACGAATTTGCGCAGCGCCGTACCGAGTTCCAGGCCCGGCTGGGCGATGGAGTGGCTCTGATCGCTGGCGAGACCCTGCGGCGCCGCTCGAACGACACCGATTTCCCGTTCCGCCAGAACTCCGACCTGTTCTATTTGACTGGCTTCGACCAGCCCGAAGCCGTGGCCGTGTTCAGCGCCACTCGTTTCGAATTCTTCGTCCAGCCGCGCAATCCGGAGATGGAGACCTGGAACGGCCGCCGGCCCGGCGTCGAGGGTGCCCGCGAACTCTACGGAGCAGACGAGTCGTTCGATATCGGACGGCTCTCTGAAAGACTCCCCGGCCTGATCGAGAATCGCTCGCGCCTGTTCCACACGTTCGGATTGGATCAGGGACTCGACGCCAAAGTAGTGGCGGCTCTGGCCGATGTTCGCGGGCGCGTACGTCGCGGCGTCATCGCTCCGGGCGCGATCTTTTCTCCGCATGACGTTTTGCACGAAATGCGAATTCGCAAGTCCGAAGCCGAACTCGCGTTGATGCGAGAAGCCGCCGACATCTCACTCGAAGCTCATCAGGCGGCGGCGAAACTATGTCGTGCGGGAGCCTGGGAGTATGAGCTGGAAGCGGCACTGCTTCACGTGTTTCGGCGGCGTGGGGGTTCGGGTCCCGCGTACAGCTCGATCGTCGGCTGCGGCGAAAACGGAACGATCCTGCACTACACGGAAAACCGCGACCCGCTGTCCGCGGGAAAGCTCGTTCTAATCGACGCAGGTGCTGAACTTCAGGGTTACGCCTCGGACGTCACACGCACCTATCCGGTCGACGGCGAATTCACGGGCGCGGGGCGCGACGTCTACCAGGCCGTGCTCAACGCCCAGACCGCGGCCATCGACGCAATCCGACCGGGTGTGAAGCTGCCGCAGATTCACGAAGCCGCAGTGCGAAGCCTGGTCGGTTCACTGGTCGATTTGAAGGCTCTGGAAGGTGAACTCGACGAACTGATCGAGAAGGAAGCCTACAAGCCCTTCTACATGCACGGCACCGGACATCTACTGGGCATGGACGTACACGATGTGGGCAACTACCACGTCGAAGGCAAGCCTCGTCCGCTCGAGCCCGGAATGTGCTTCACGGTCGAGCCCGGCCTGTACTTCAGCGCGACCTCCAAGGAAACGCCGGAGCACCTGCGCGGGATCGGCGTACGCATCGAAGACAACATCGTTATCGGCAACGACGGGTTTGAAATTCTGACTGCCGGCATTCCAAAACGCATCGACGAGCTCGTTGCGTGGATGCGCGAATAG
- the acs gene encoding acetate--CoA ligase — protein MAKDIAIESALKEKRIFKPDKDFSRKANIPGQAAYNRMVKEAEKSPERFWARMAKENVSWFTPWKKTLNWKPPFAKWFVGAKTNVSYNCIDRHLEGDNSWRRNKAAIIWEGEPGDERVLTYGDLSREVNKFSNVLLERGIKKGDRVILYMPLVPELAIAMLACTRIGAVHSIIFGGFSADSIRDRVIDAQAKLVVTADGGWRRGSIVELKKIVDEALDGAPSVSDVIVYKRTRQNILMKDGRDHWWHDLMEDASAECKPVKLDSEHPLFILYTSGSTGKPKGILHTTGGYLTHVATTAKYIFDLKEDDTYWCTADIGWITGHSYVVYGILAHGATTVMYEGAPNYPGVDRFWQLVDKYKVTIFYTAPTAIRSFMKWGDEHVKKYSLKSLRLLGTVGEPINPEAWMWYRKMIGKNKCPIVDTWWQTETGGILISPIPGAVATTPGSATRPFPGIFPDIVNEAGESVGPNEGGFLVLTKPWPGMLRGIYGDPKRYKEQYWSKFKNLYFAGDGARRDKNGNFWVMGRVDDVMNVAGHRLSTMEIESALVSHNAVAEAAVVGRPDDLKGTAVVCFVSLDGSFKEAEGLEDLLKKHVAKEIGPVARPDEIRFTDALPKTRSGKIMRRLLRDIAAGRETAGDTTTLEDYSVLAKLRDDDE, from the coding sequence ATGGCCAAAGACATCGCAATCGAATCGGCGCTCAAGGAAAAGCGGATTTTCAAGCCCGACAAGGACTTCTCCAGGAAAGCGAATATTCCCGGACAGGCGGCCTACAACCGCATGGTCAAGGAAGCCGAAAAGAGTCCCGAGCGATTCTGGGCGCGAATGGCCAAGGAGAACGTCAGCTGGTTCACTCCCTGGAAGAAGACCCTGAACTGGAAGCCACCCTTTGCGAAATGGTTCGTAGGCGCCAAGACGAACGTCAGCTACAACTGCATCGATCGGCACCTCGAGGGCGATAACTCCTGGCGCCGCAACAAGGCGGCGATCATCTGGGAAGGCGAGCCCGGAGATGAGCGCGTACTGACCTACGGGGATCTGTCTCGAGAGGTCAACAAGTTCTCCAATGTACTACTGGAGCGTGGCATCAAGAAGGGCGATCGAGTCATCCTGTACATGCCACTGGTTCCCGAGCTCGCGATCGCCATGCTCGCGTGCACGCGGATCGGCGCAGTGCACTCGATCATCTTCGGCGGATTCTCGGCTGACTCGATCCGCGATCGCGTCATCGACGCGCAAGCGAAGCTCGTGGTGACGGCCGATGGCGGCTGGCGGCGCGGTTCGATCGTGGAATTGAAGAAGATCGTCGACGAAGCACTCGACGGCGCGCCTTCGGTCAGCGATGTGATCGTCTACAAGCGAACTCGCCAGAACATCCTCATGAAGGATGGCCGCGACCATTGGTGGCACGACCTGATGGAAGACGCTTCGGCCGAGTGCAAGCCGGTGAAGCTCGATTCCGAACATCCCCTCTTCATTCTGTACACCTCGGGTTCGACGGGAAAACCCAAGGGAATCCTGCACACGACTGGTGGCTACCTGACGCACGTGGCCACGACGGCGAAGTACATCTTCGACCTGAAAGAGGACGACACCTACTGGTGCACAGCCGATATCGGCTGGATCACGGGCCATTCCTATGTCGTGTACGGGATACTCGCCCACGGGGCGACTACCGTCATGTACGAAGGTGCACCCAACTATCCCGGGGTCGATCGTTTCTGGCAGCTGGTCGACAAATACAAGGTCACCATCTTCTACACCGCACCCACGGCAATTCGCTCCTTCATGAAGTGGGGCGACGAGCATGTCAAGAAGTACTCGCTCAAGTCACTGCGCCTGCTCGGCACGGTCGGGGAACCGATCAATCCGGAAGCGTGGATGTGGTACCGCAAGATGATCGGCAAGAATAAGTGTCCGATCGTCGATACCTGGTGGCAGACGGAGACCGGAGGAATCCTGATTTCGCCGATTCCCGGTGCTGTGGCGACCACACCGGGTTCCGCAACCCGACCCTTCCCCGGGATCTTCCCGGATATCGTCAATGAAGCGGGCGAGTCGGTCGGACCCAATGAAGGCGGATTCCTGGTGCTGACCAAACCCTGGCCCGGCATGCTGCGCGGCATCTACGGCGATCCCAAGCGCTACAAGGAACAGTACTGGTCCAAGTTCAAGAACCTGTACTTCGCCGGTGACGGCGCGCGCAGAGACAAAAACGGAAATTTCTGGGTGATGGGACGCGTCGATGACGTGATGAACGTCGCAGGCCACCGGCTTTCCACAATGGAGATCGAGAGCGCATTGGTTTCCCATAACGCTGTGGCCGAGGCTGCAGTCGTCGGCCGACCCGACGATCTGAAGGGAACGGCCGTCGTGTGCTTTGTTTCCCTCGATGGCTCCTTCAAGGAGGCCGAGGGACTCGAAGACCTGCTGAAGAAACACGTGGCCAAGGAGATCGGTCCGGTCGCACGACCCGACGAGATCCGCTTTACCGACGCTCTGCCGAAGACGCGCTCCGGCAAGATCATGCGCCGCCTGCTGCGCGATATTGCCGCCGGTCGAGAGACGGCGGGTGACACGACCACTCTAGAGGACTATTCCGTTCTTGCGAAACTCCGCGATGACGACGAGTAG
- a CDS encoding M23 family metallopeptidase: MRVLWLLLIGLLGLGAGYLMTRFEQAEPQIRTLVAPVWVGQEYEHEFRLSDEGTGLEAMRVWLSTGDQEYELLNETYPGNVFTGADMRVERAATASIKPKELGLGDGPATLHAWVRDWSWSGNTQEVEIEIHIDTKAPRVSLATGLTYVRRGGSEMVVYSLREKVKKHGVALGDLFFPGFPHPEDPSVFLALYALPPDLEDSTRPKVIATDLAGNESSVGLTVELIDRSFANDTIRLSDSFINRKIGELLGSANGSSPVENYLKINRDMRNENAATIREITSQSSGDRIWSGRFLQLPSSQRRAGFAERRTYMHNGKPVDKQTHLGLDLASTSHAKVPAANDGVVVFADDLGIYGNCVILDHGLGLFSLYGHLSEIAVEKGQVVSLREELGKTGATGLAGGDHLHFSMIVSGLFVDPLEWFDERWINEHIEPKLRRPTKEN, encoded by the coding sequence TTGCGTGTTCTCTGGCTGCTGTTGATCGGACTGCTGGGACTCGGTGCGGGTTATCTGATGACCCGCTTCGAGCAGGCCGAGCCGCAAATTCGAACGCTGGTTGCGCCTGTCTGGGTTGGCCAGGAATACGAGCACGAGTTTCGCCTATCCGATGAAGGCACCGGACTCGAGGCGATGCGTGTCTGGCTTTCGACCGGTGATCAGGAGTACGAACTCCTGAACGAGACCTACCCCGGCAATGTGTTCACAGGGGCAGATATGCGGGTCGAGCGCGCCGCGACTGCGAGCATCAAGCCGAAGGAACTGGGCCTGGGGGACGGACCCGCGACCCTGCACGCCTGGGTGCGCGACTGGTCGTGGAGCGGGAATACCCAAGAGGTCGAGATCGAAATTCACATCGACACCAAAGCGCCGCGCGTTTCCCTGGCCACCGGGCTCACCTACGTGCGACGCGGCGGTTCCGAGATGGTCGTGTACTCGCTCCGGGAAAAAGTGAAGAAGCACGGCGTCGCCCTCGGCGATCTGTTCTTCCCGGGGTTTCCTCACCCGGAGGATCCCTCCGTTTTCTTGGCGCTCTACGCGTTGCCGCCCGATCTGGAAGACTCCACTCGCCCGAAAGTCATCGCAACCGACCTCGCGGGCAATGAATCGTCCGTGGGTCTGACGGTCGAACTGATCGATCGCAGCTTTGCCAATGACACGATCCGGCTCTCGGATTCGTTCATCAACCGGAAGATCGGCGAACTGCTCGGTTCGGCCAATGGATCGTCTCCGGTCGAGAACTATCTGAAGATCAATCGCGATATGCGAAACGAGAACGCGGCCACGATTCGCGAGATCACAAGCCAATCGAGTGGCGACCGGATCTGGAGCGGGCGCTTTCTTCAGCTACCCAGCTCACAGCGTCGCGCGGGTTTCGCCGAGCGTCGAACGTACATGCACAACGGCAAGCCGGTCGACAAACAGACGCATCTGGGACTCGATCTGGCCTCGACATCGCACGCGAAGGTTCCGGCCGCCAACGACGGTGTGGTGGTGTTCGCCGACGATCTCGGGATCTACGGCAATTGCGTGATCCTCGACCACGGTCTCGGACTCTTCAGTCTGTACGGACACCTCTCGGAGATCGCGGTCGAGAAGGGACAGGTCGTTTCTCTCAGGGAAGAACTCGGCAAGACCGGCGCAACCGGACTGGCCGGGGGCGACCATCTGCACTTCTCCATGATCGTGAGCGGCCTGTTCGTGGACCCGCTGGAGTGGTTTGATGAGCGCTGGATCAACGAGCACATCGAACCGAAGCTGCGACGCCCGACCAAGGAGAACTGA
- the mutY gene encoding A/G-specific adenine glycosylase, with protein MSAGSTSTSNRSCDARPRRTEPVSSLEASTRNRIRRRLLSWYKRSRRDLPWRRTDDPYRIWLSEAMLQQTRVETVIPYYERFCERFPTVEALAAADEQDVLREWAGLGYYARARNLRRAAQIVVAEHGGRVPSDADALSALPGVGPYTVGALRSIAFAQPAAIVDGNVTRVISRLFAEPHLPTASVWKIAAQLVPGREPGLFNQGLMELGATLCTPRQARCSSCPLRDDCEAGALGTPEKFPAPRTKPRVPEVNAICGLLRRRDGALLMMRRPARGLLGGLWEMPSVLGEDPRALVEQIALATGLNSQAGPKLGGVRHVFSHRALTLSVLELRRVSGRLRSALSDRARWCSRAELSQLPLSKLTRKALACSTGTGPEPDG; from the coding sequence ATGAGCGCTGGATCAACGAGCACATCGAACCGAAGCTGCGACGCCCGACCAAGGAGAACTGAACCCGTGAGCTCGCTCGAGGCGAGCACACGCAATCGCATCCGACGGCGCCTGCTGAGTTGGTACAAACGCTCGCGACGCGACCTCCCGTGGCGACGAACCGACGATCCGTATCGCATCTGGCTTTCTGAAGCCATGCTGCAGCAGACCCGCGTCGAGACGGTCATCCCCTACTACGAACGCTTCTGCGAGCGCTTCCCAACGGTCGAGGCCTTGGCCGCTGCAGATGAACAGGACGTACTGCGCGAGTGGGCCGGTCTGGGCTACTACGCGCGCGCGCGCAATTTGCGGCGCGCCGCCCAGATCGTGGTTGCCGAGCATGGCGGACGCGTCCCCAGCGACGCAGATGCCCTCTCCGCCCTTCCCGGTGTAGGACCCTACACCGTGGGTGCACTGCGCAGCATCGCCTTCGCTCAACCGGCCGCCATCGTCGACGGCAATGTTACGCGCGTGATTTCGCGGCTCTTCGCCGAGCCACATCTCCCGACGGCAAGCGTCTGGAAGATCGCAGCCCAACTGGTTCCGGGAAGAGAGCCGGGTCTGTTCAACCAGGGGCTCATGGAACTCGGGGCGACGCTGTGCACCCCGCGCCAAGCCCGTTGCAGCTCCTGTCCGTTGCGGGACGACTGCGAAGCGGGCGCTCTCGGCACGCCCGAGAAATTCCCCGCGCCGCGAACAAAACCTCGGGTTCCCGAAGTGAACGCGATCTGCGGATTGTTGCGGCGGCGCGACGGCGCCCTGCTGATGATGCGCCGACCCGCACGCGGATTGCTGGGCGGCCTGTGGGAGATGCCCTCCGTACTCGGCGAGGACCCACGCGCACTCGTCGAGCAGATCGCCCTCGCCACGGGGCTCAACAGCCAGGCCGGACCGAAGCTCGGCGGGGTTCGCCACGTTTTCAGCCATCGCGCCCTGACTCTGAGCGTTCTGGAACTGCGACGCGTCTCGGGCCGCCTGCGAAGCGCGCTCTCCGACCGGGCGCGCTGGTGTAGCCGCGCGGAACTCTCCCAGCTGCCGCTGTCGAAACTGACGCGCAAAGCACTCGCCTGCAGCACCGGCACCGGCCCAGAGCCCGACGGGTAA
- a CDS encoding DNA mismatch repair protein MutS: protein MSEGKRKSGADEDAGLFAEEVSDIQPLEHGQLPPAVQAPAPISLSQREREVIRELDALVSGELPFEMEQSDEFLEGAVPGLDPQVRRRLRRGEYAAQENLDLHGSDRETARVRVEKFVASAFARGLRCVRIVHGRGRNSPGGESVLKSSLPRWLARGPARNTVLAYTSALPGDGGTGATYVLLRKNKS from the coding sequence ATGTCAGAGGGCAAGCGCAAGAGCGGCGCGGACGAAGACGCCGGTCTGTTCGCCGAGGAAGTCTCGGACATTCAGCCACTGGAGCACGGGCAACTGCCACCGGCAGTACAGGCCCCCGCGCCGATTTCCCTGTCACAGCGGGAACGCGAGGTGATCCGAGAACTCGACGCGCTGGTCTCGGGCGAGCTGCCTTTTGAAATGGAGCAGTCCGACGAGTTCCTGGAGGGAGCCGTACCCGGCCTGGATCCACAAGTGCGGCGGCGCCTGCGTCGAGGCGAATACGCCGCCCAGGAGAACCTGGATCTGCACGGCAGCGACCGCGAAACCGCGCGCGTGCGCGTCGAGAAGTTCGTCGCCAGCGCCTTTGCGCGCGGATTGCGCTGCGTCAGGATCGTGCACGGCCGGGGCCGCAACTCCCCCGGTGGCGAGTCTGTCCTCAAGTCGAGCCTGCCACGCTGGCTCGCACGCGGCCCGGCCCGCAATACGGTCCTGGCCTACACGAGCGCCCTGCCCGGCGACGGAGGCACCGGAGCCACCTACGTACTACTCCGCAAGAACAAATCGTAG
- the aroC gene encoding chorismate synthase: MGSSFGKLFQIHTWGESHGGGVGVMIDGCPPRISLDLEDIQLELDRRRPGQSRLTTPRQEEDRAEILSGVFEGRTLGTPIGILVRNKDARPSAYEHMRDVYRPSHADYTYEAKYGIRNWQGGGRASARETIGRVAAGAVARQVMRAFGLGEVIAFVSQVHTIEAKSDPMSVTREAVEATITRCPNPETSDEMIQRIDEASKAGDSLGGVVTCVAHGVPPGLGEPVFDKLEADLAGALLSLPACKGFEIGSGFSGTTLTGIEHNDPFTVEDGRVRTTSNRSGGVQGGISNGEAIVLRAAFKPTATIHKQQDTVNSKLEAVKLEAEGRHDPCVLPRAVPMVEAMVALVLCDHLLRQHALAGPPESS; encoded by the coding sequence ATGGGTTCGAGCTTCGGAAAACTGTTTCAGATCCACACATGGGGCGAGTCCCATGGCGGAGGGGTCGGCGTGATGATCGACGGCTGTCCGCCGCGCATCTCCCTGGACCTGGAAGACATCCAGCTCGAGCTCGATCGGCGCCGGCCCGGACAGAGCCGCCTGACGACGCCCCGCCAGGAAGAGGACAGGGCCGAAATCCTCTCGGGGGTGTTCGAAGGAAGAACTCTCGGCACTCCGATCGGCATCTTGGTGCGCAACAAGGACGCTCGCCCGTCGGCCTATGAGCACATGCGCGATGTCTACCGACCGTCGCACGCGGACTACACCTACGAAGCGAAATACGGCATTCGCAACTGGCAGGGCGGCGGTCGCGCCAGTGCGCGCGAGACGATCGGACGTGTAGCCGCAGGTGCGGTCGCGCGACAGGTGATGCGCGCGTTCGGCCTGGGCGAGGTGATCGCCTTCGTCAGTCAGGTACATACGATCGAAGCCAAATCCGACCCCATGAGCGTGACGCGCGAAGCGGTCGAAGCGACGATCACGCGCTGTCCGAATCCCGAAACGTCCGACGAGATGATCCAGCGCATCGACGAGGCGAGCAAAGCGGGCGACTCCCTCGGCGGCGTGGTCACCTGCGTGGCTCACGGCGTACCTCCCGGCCTTGGCGAGCCTGTGTTCGACAAACTGGAAGCCGACCTCGCGGGGGCTCTGCTTTCACTACCGGCGTGCAAGGGTTTCGAGATCGGCTCGGGATTTTCGGGGACAACCCTGACCGGCATCGAGCACAACGATCCCTTCACGGTCGAAGACGGTCGCGTGCGCACGACATCGAACCGCAGCGGTGGCGTACAAGGCGGCATCTCTAATGGCGAGGCCATCGTCTTGCGCGCCGCTTTCAAGCCGACCGCCACGATTCACAAGCAGCAGGACACCGTGAATTCGAAGCTCGAAGCGGTGAAGCTCGAGGCCGAGGGCCGCCACGATCCCTGTGTGTTGCCGCGCGCGGTTCCGATGGTCGAAGCCATGGTGGCGCTGGTGCTCTGTGATCACCTGCTACGCCAACACGCGCTGGCGGGACCTCCCGAATCGTCCTAG
- a CDS encoding CvpA family protein — protein MLIDSIALGILVIFVILGLIRGTLAGVLRLTNLILAYVISYFASVSLGDMVGQQLGMSGWIGSVIAGCGSFVIAGLVLSVISSMILRGDRARVAEEGRSAIDRLGGGLIGGFQGALLVLLLGVLGNWLQVAQTLNADPTSPTSAGPGFESPRESVLTGITSEVVEAATSAAMGDSPEARITANLAARPAETMESLREFVESPQVASLQNDELFWQYVSTGAVDQALNRGSFRSISHDSNLRGKLADLGLISEEAREDPAAFRATSRDALLQIGPKLEALRNDPELQVLAANPEIQAALASGDSLRLLTNPEVRAFITKVTREGSPQAN, from the coding sequence ATGTTGATCGACTCAATCGCACTGGGAATCCTGGTCATCTTCGTGATCCTGGGTCTGATCCGCGGCACGCTTGCCGGCGTGCTGCGTCTGACAAACCTGATCCTGGCCTACGTCATTTCGTACTTCGCGAGCGTGTCGCTCGGCGATATGGTCGGCCAGCAACTGGGAATGAGCGGGTGGATCGGGTCTGTCATTGCGGGTTGCGGCTCCTTCGTCATCGCCGGCCTCGTACTCTCCGTGATCTCGTCGATGATCCTGCGCGGCGATCGGGCACGCGTTGCCGAAGAAGGGCGCAGTGCCATCGATCGTCTGGGCGGCGGCCTGATCGGCGGATTTCAGGGCGCACTGCTCGTGTTGCTCCTGGGCGTACTCGGCAACTGGTTGCAGGTCGCCCAGACACTCAATGCCGATCCCACTTCTCCGACGTCGGCCGGTCCGGGCTTCGAGTCGCCGCGCGAGTCGGTGCTGACCGGAATCACCAGCGAGGTGGTCGAAGCGGCGACGTCGGCCGCGATGGGCGATTCGCCCGAAGCGAGAATCACCGCGAATCTAGCTGCGCGACCCGCCGAGACCATGGAGAGTCTGCGGGAGTTCGTGGAGAGCCCCCAGGTTGCAAGCCTCCAGAACGACGAGCTTTTCTGGCAGTACGTGTCGACGGGCGCGGTCGACCAGGCGCTCAATCGCGGTAGCTTTCGCTCGATCTCCCACGATTCCAACTTGCGCGGCAAGCTCGCCGACCTGGGCCTGATCAGCGAGGAGGCGCGCGAGGATCCGGCCGCGTTCCGGGCCACCAGTCGCGATGCCCTCCTGCAGATCGGCCCCAAACTCGAAGCGCTGCGCAATGACCCGGAGCTCCAGGTACTGGCCGCAAATCCGGAAATTCAGGCCGCGCTGGCCAGCGGCGATTCGCTGCGCCTGCTGACGAATCCAGAGGTGCGGGCGTTCATCACCAAGGTCACCCGCGAAGGCTCACCGCAGGCCAACTGA
- a CDS encoding DUF4079 family protein, whose product MIWLAYAHPIAMLAVLVLGLWVLREGLRIRRAGLTHRKVDSGRHARRARLFAALLILGCAAGLASQAWLREKPVLESVHSWLVGGTLLAISITATLGLRLEGQPEKRGFRTVHALLGSLGMLLALAAAVAGWSILP is encoded by the coding sequence GTGATCTGGCTGGCCTATGCACACCCCATCGCGATGCTCGCCGTCCTTGTGTTGGGGTTGTGGGTGCTGCGGGAAGGTCTGCGCATCCGCCGGGCAGGGCTCACCCACCGGAAGGTGGATTCCGGTCGCCACGCCCGTCGGGCGCGGCTGTTTGCGGCTCTTCTGATCCTGGGTTGCGCGGCGGGTCTGGCCTCGCAGGCCTGGCTGCGCGAGAAGCCGGTCCTGGAATCCGTCCATTCCTGGCTGGTCGGCGGGACGCTTCTGGCCATTTCGATCACAGCGACGCTGGGCCTGCGGCTGGAGGGGCAGCCGGAAAAGCGCGGTTTCCGCACGGTTCACGCGCTTCTGGGATCTCTCGGAATGCTCCTGGCGCTGGCTGCGGCCGTGGCGGGCTGGTCGATCCTGCCCTGA